DNA from Paraphotobacterium marinum:
CTGTTATATCTTTATTGGAAAATACACTCTTAGCGTGCGAGATGCGTGAGCATAATTAAATTAAGAATTTTTTAATGAATTTTGAAGAGCATTTTTAAATTTATTTCCCAAGCTAGGATGTTTTAAAGCATACTCTATATTTGCAGCAAAATATCCTGCTTTATCACCACAATCAAAACTATTACCTATCAATTTATATGCATGTATTTCATGAGTAGTTAGTAACACTTTAATAGCATCTGTCAGTTGAATTTCATCACCAGCTCCGACAGGTGTATGTTCTAAAATGTTTAAAATTTCAGCAGGTAATATGTATCTACCAACAATTGATAAATTTGAAGGTGCCTTATCTACTGGAGGCTTTTCAATTAAATCATTAACAATACAATTACTATTATTATTTAGACCCACAATTCCATATTTTTCAACTTCAGAATACTCTACTGGTTCTACCATTATTTGAGGTATACCCTTTGCATTATATAAAGATACCATTTCCGATAAATTTTCTTTTAACAAATCACAATTATATTTATTGATTAAAACGTCTGGTAAAACAACAGCAAAAGGGTTATTTTTAACCAAATTTTTAGCACACAAAATAGCATGCCCTAGTCCCTTTGCGTGACCTTGTCTTACAGACATAATTGTTAAGTCCTGAGGCTTTATTGTCTGTATTTCTGATAGTATCTGTCTTTTTACTCTTTTCTCTAAAGTAGTTTCTAGTTCAAAAGATAAGTCGAAATGATCTTCAATTGCATTTTTTGAAGAATGTGTAACAAAAATAATATTTCTGATACCCGCGGCGTAGCATTCTTCAACAATATATTGTATCAGTGGAATATCAACTACTGGTAACATTTCTTTTGGAATTGCTTTAGTTGCTGGGAGCATTCTTGTACCTAATCCTGCAACAGGTATAACAGCAGTATCAATTTTTTTGTTCATAGTAAGTTCTCAAAT
Protein-coding regions in this window:
- the galU gene encoding UTP--glucose-1-phosphate uridylyltransferase GalU, producing the protein MNKKIDTAVIPVAGLGTRMLPATKAIPKEMLPVVDIPLIQYIVEECYAAGIRNIIFVTHSSKNAIEDHFDLSFELETTLEKRVKRQILSEIQTIKPQDLTIMSVRQGHAKGLGHAILCAKNLVKNNPFAVVLPDVLINKYNCDLLKENLSEMVSLYNAKGIPQIMVEPVEYSEVEKYGIVGLNNNSNCIVNDLIEKPPVDKAPSNLSIVGRYILPAEILNILEHTPVGAGDEIQLTDAIKVLLTTHEIHAYKLIGNSFDCGDKAGYFAANIEYALKHPSLGNKFKNALQNSLKNS